A single Natrinema pellirubrum DSM 15624 DNA region contains:
- a CDS encoding MBL fold metallo-hydrolase yields the protein MTEVTPDELSGRLQANGDDVLVLDIRHQADYDEWHIPDSVNVDVYDELQDDPETAEDALEDLPEEKEIVTVCAAGVVSQTATDVLREMGYDAATLTDGMNGWSRVHRGASVETDLDGTLVQVARPGKGCLSHVLISDGEATVFDPSHYLDEYDAILEDYDADLVGVFDTHAHADHVSGGAELAERHDVPYYLHPKDALAIDATPVEDEATIEVGSVDVDVIHTPGHSEGSVSFDLEGEALVTGDTLFHESVGRVELGVEAGIEDSDVEGNAATLYESLQRLLARPDDALVLPAHDPGSPEPPVTATLGEVKAQNADLSRDREEFVETLASDIPDHPPNFERVKRTNVGQEDVPDDELSELELGPNRCAAE from the coding sequence ATGACAGAAGTTACTCCGGACGAACTCAGTGGACGATTGCAGGCTAATGGGGATGACGTTCTCGTCCTCGACATTCGGCACCAAGCGGACTACGACGAATGGCATATTCCGGACAGCGTCAACGTGGACGTCTATGACGAACTACAGGACGATCCGGAGACGGCAGAGGATGCGCTCGAAGACCTGCCGGAAGAGAAAGAGATCGTCACCGTCTGCGCCGCGGGAGTCGTCTCACAGACGGCGACGGACGTCCTGCGAGAGATGGGTTATGATGCCGCGACGCTCACCGATGGGATGAACGGGTGGAGCCGCGTCCACCGGGGCGCGTCTGTTGAAACCGATCTCGACGGGACGCTCGTTCAGGTCGCCCGCCCCGGGAAGGGGTGTCTCTCGCACGTCCTGATTTCGGACGGCGAAGCCACCGTGTTCGATCCCTCTCACTACCTCGACGAGTACGATGCAATCCTCGAGGACTACGACGCCGACCTCGTCGGCGTCTTCGACACGCACGCGCACGCCGACCACGTCTCCGGCGGTGCGGAACTCGCCGAGCGGCACGATGTTCCCTACTACCTCCACCCAAAGGACGCGCTCGCGATCGACGCAACCCCGGTCGAAGACGAAGCGACGATCGAAGTCGGGTCCGTCGACGTCGACGTAATCCACACGCCGGGACACAGCGAGGGCAGCGTCTCGTTCGATCTCGAGGGAGAGGCGCTCGTCACGGGCGATACGCTCTTCCACGAGAGCGTCGGCCGCGTCGAACTCGGCGTCGAAGCCGGGATCGAAGACTCCGACGTCGAAGGGAACGCGGCCACGCTCTACGAGAGCCTCCAGCGCCTGCTGGCCCGACCGGACGACGCCCTCGTCCTCCCGGCACATGACCCCGGCTCACCCGAGCCACCGGTGACTGCGACACTCGGTGAGGTCAAAGCGCAAAACGCGGATCTTAGCCGTGACCGCGAGGAGTTCGTTGAGACGCTCGCCTCGGACATCCCGGACCATCCGCCGAACTTCGAGCGCGTCAAGCGCACGAACGTCGGGCAGGAGGACGTCCCCGACGACGAACTGTCCGAGCTCGAACTGGGTCCCAACCGCTGTGCAGCCGAATAA
- a CDS encoding helix-turn-helix domain-containing protein has product MSLYEASFRVKHECPYREISERHPDLTIREWYLNDCQVLEITSSETPTDDLLEEIDSLGTILHRSVDDSGLHIVTQSCLCSLEGSIIDRFEEYNCLYQPPTIHRQGWEHYSVIAFDEADVRALIRDLKSDRDIDVLSKTAIEEQQIPHSMLAPVDQLFEDLTDRQLAALRLALESGYYEQPRKTSLRELAERTSVARSTYEEHLRKAENKLLTNAGEFLRLVTATSTGDPLHVEQPQTPEQSAD; this is encoded by the coding sequence ATGAGCCTGTACGAGGCCTCGTTCCGGGTAAAACACGAATGTCCCTATCGGGAGATTTCGGAACGGCACCCGGACCTCACGATACGCGAGTGGTACTTGAACGACTGCCAAGTGCTCGAAATCACGTCCTCGGAAACCCCGACGGACGATCTGCTCGAGGAGATTGACAGTCTGGGAACGATTCTGCACCGATCGGTCGACGACTCCGGATTGCACATCGTCACGCAGTCGTGTCTCTGTTCGCTGGAAGGGTCGATCATCGACCGGTTCGAGGAGTACAACTGCCTGTACCAACCGCCGACGATCCACCGGCAGGGCTGGGAGCACTACTCGGTGATCGCGTTCGACGAGGCCGACGTTCGAGCGCTGATTCGGGACCTCAAGTCCGATCGGGACATCGATGTTCTCTCGAAGACCGCCATCGAGGAACAGCAGATCCCACACAGCATGTTAGCCCCTGTCGATCAGCTCTTCGAGGATCTCACCGACCGACAGCTGGCGGCGCTCCGGTTGGCCCTCGAAAGCGGGTACTACGAACAGCCCCGGAAGACGTCACTTCGCGAGTTGGCTGAGCGGACATCTGTTGCTCGCTCGACGTACGAGGAGCACCTTCGGAAAGCCGAGAACAAACTCCTCACAAACGCGGGCGAGTTCTTACGGTTGGTGACGGCGACTTCCACGGGAGACCCGCTGCACGTTGAGCAACCACAGACGCCCGAACAGAGCGCCGACTGA
- a CDS encoding MFS transporter produces the protein MSEQTDLTQGIREHLGQFSLHVLLVFATGLTIGSERTVVPVLGEDILGVESFFVIGSFVVSFGFVKALLNLYAGKWGEEYGRKPVLVLGWLTALPIPVILIYAPSWSWITVGNILLGINQALTWSMAINAKIDLASPDQRGLAVGIDEAFGYTGVAAGAWITGVIAGQWNLRPEPFYFLAIVVVLAFLISIFLIKETVQLAQLEGDDEHHDANLPFVDVLKRATYGDKTLFAAAQAGHIENFVDTLFWIAVPLYLTSQGLAIEAVGVVVGVHSAMYFLQIGTGGLADRIGRRPPVVVGMFIAGAGVLGMVFVDSYLPWAVLAGVSGLGMALLYPNLMTVPSDAAHPTWRSAGMGVYRMWRDSGYGVGAILIGLTMQFVNTEAAFYMTAILMFISGAVVYVWMEETHPDFGTHEPPAPAQEAPGQVTPED, from the coding sequence ATGAGCGAGCAAACTGACCTAACACAGGGCATTCGCGAACACCTCGGACAGTTCTCGCTGCACGTTCTGCTGGTGTTCGCGACGGGGCTGACGATCGGTTCCGAGCGCACGGTTGTCCCCGTGCTGGGTGAGGACATACTCGGCGTCGAGTCGTTTTTCGTCATCGGCTCGTTCGTCGTCTCCTTCGGCTTCGTCAAGGCGCTGCTCAACCTCTACGCCGGCAAGTGGGGCGAGGAGTACGGACGCAAGCCGGTGCTCGTGCTCGGCTGGCTTACCGCCCTGCCGATCCCGGTGATCCTCATCTATGCGCCGAGCTGGAGCTGGATCACCGTCGGAAACATCCTGCTGGGAATCAACCAGGCGCTGACCTGGAGCATGGCGATCAACGCCAAGATCGACCTCGCGAGTCCCGACCAGCGCGGGCTAGCCGTCGGCATCGACGAGGCGTTTGGCTACACCGGCGTCGCAGCCGGGGCGTGGATCACCGGCGTCATCGCCGGGCAGTGGAACCTCCGGCCCGAGCCGTTTTACTTCCTCGCCATCGTGGTGGTGCTGGCGTTCCTCATCTCGATCTTCCTGATCAAAGAGACGGTCCAGCTCGCGCAACTTGAGGGTGACGACGAGCACCACGACGCGAATCTTCCGTTCGTCGACGTCCTGAAGCGCGCGACCTACGGCGACAAGACGCTGTTCGCGGCGGCGCAGGCCGGCCACATCGAGAACTTCGTGGACACGCTGTTCTGGATCGCCGTCCCGCTGTATCTCACGAGTCAGGGGCTCGCAATCGAGGCTGTCGGCGTCGTCGTCGGCGTTCACAGCGCGATGTACTTTCTCCAGATCGGGACCGGCGGCCTCGCCGACCGCATCGGTCGCCGCCCGCCCGTCGTCGTGGGGATGTTCATCGCCGGTGCTGGCGTCCTCGGAATGGTGTTCGTCGACAGCTACCTCCCGTGGGCCGTTTTGGCTGGCGTCTCTGGCCTGGGGATGGCGCTGCTCTACCCGAACCTGATGACGGTCCCGAGCGACGCGGCCCATCCGACCTGGCGGTCGGCAGGCATGGGCGTCTACCGGATGTGGCGCGACTCGGGCTACGGCGTCGGCGCGATCCTGATCGGCCTCACGATGCAGTTCGTGAACACCGAAGCTGCGTTCTACATGACTGCGATCTTGATGTTCATCTCCGGGGCAGTCGTGTACGTCTGGATGGAAGAGACCCATCCCGACTTCGGAACTCACGAGCCTCCAGCTCCGGCCCAAGAAGCACCGGGGCAAGTCACACCTGAGGATTGA
- a CDS encoding HNH endonuclease — translation MVNTSSEVDHIERIADGGHPLDESNLQTLCADCHEDKTADENSKTTRETTPDVTLHDYLDLEQ, via the coding sequence ATGGTCAATACTTCGTCGGAGGTCGATCACATCGAACGGATCGCCGACGGCGGCCACCCACTCGATGAGTCGAACCTCCAGACGCTGTGTGCGGACTGCCATGAGGACAAGACAGCAGACGAGAACAGCAAAACGACTCGAGAGACCACACCGGACGTGACACTCCACGATTACCTGGATTTGGAGCAGTGA
- a CDS encoding Cdc6/Cdc18 family protein, whose protein sequence is MGNDPIPTPSVEDLQDDPMADEATSIFRRRELLRPQHVPQKDRIVGRDREIETVEALLKPAAFGDPPESGFLFGKTGTGKSLVAKHVTGRARGIAQMQGTDLTAAYVDCDQYNTETRAARTMAFEVRDAIDPDRYIPKEGIGASRYYDALWDSDGLLHESDSLIVILDEIDKLGDDTAEILSKLSRSEEAGKTGCYISVVAISNKTDYSDAPDERVASSFQDDPIIFPPYDANQLQAILERRSDAFKDGVLEEGAIQLASALAARDHGDARRALDILRSAGKLAEKDDSDRVTEEYVRQADEYSDLNRSIQVIKNGTPHSRYALYALAYLTKSKLKDSFSTGELYDAYCIVAEVAAGESLTHQRVLDLMKKWTLPEITESKHTGGGKGEGSYRTHRLLHDPDVVMSACLESSETQRDVLDALSESSV, encoded by the coding sequence ATGGGTAACGATCCAATCCCGACCCCTTCGGTCGAGGATCTTCAGGATGACCCGATGGCGGATGAAGCGACGTCTATTTTCCGTCGGCGGGAACTCCTTCGCCCCCAGCACGTCCCACAGAAAGATCGGATCGTCGGGCGGGATCGCGAGATCGAGACCGTCGAGGCACTCCTGAAACCAGCGGCTTTCGGCGATCCACCGGAGAGTGGCTTTCTCTTCGGGAAGACGGGCACCGGGAAATCACTCGTCGCAAAACACGTCACTGGTCGGGCTCGAGGTATCGCGCAGATGCAAGGCACCGATCTGACGGCGGCCTACGTCGACTGTGATCAGTACAACACGGAGACGCGGGCGGCCCGAACGATGGCCTTCGAGGTTCGTGATGCGATCGATCCGGACCGCTACATCCCGAAAGAGGGTATCGGCGCGAGTCGGTATTATGACGCCCTCTGGGATTCCGACGGTCTTCTCCACGAGAGCGATTCACTGATCGTCATCCTTGACGAGATCGACAAACTCGGCGACGATACCGCCGAAATCCTCTCGAAACTCTCGCGATCGGAAGAAGCGGGGAAAACGGGCTGTTACATCTCAGTCGTCGCGATTAGCAACAAGACGGATTACTCCGACGCTCCCGATGAGCGCGTCGCCTCGAGCTTTCAGGACGATCCGATCATCTTCCCGCCCTACGACGCAAACCAGTTGCAGGCGATCCTCGAGCGCCGGAGTGACGCGTTCAAGGATGGCGTACTCGAAGAGGGCGCGATCCAGCTCGCTTCAGCGCTCGCTGCCCGTGATCACGGCGACGCCCGCCGCGCGCTCGATATCCTTCGCTCCGCGGGCAAACTCGCGGAGAAAGACGACAGCGACCGGGTGACCGAAGAGTACGTCCGACAGGCCGACGAGTATAGCGATCTCAACCGATCGATCCAGGTCATCAAGAATGGGACGCCTCACTCCCGGTACGCGCTGTATGCACTCGCGTATCTGACGAAATCGAAGCTCAAGGATTCCTTCTCGACGGGAGAGTTGTATGATGCCTACTGCATCGTCGCTGAGGTAGCGGCTGGCGAATCGCTCACCCACCAGCGGGTACTGGATTTGATGAAAAAATGGACGCTCCCAGAAATAACGGAAAGCAAGCACACGGGCGGTGGCAAAGGAGAGGGAAGCTACCGGACGCATCGCCTACTGCACGATCCTGACGTAGTCATGTCTGCTTGCCTCGAATCGTCGGAGACTCAACGGGATGTGCTGGATGCACTTTCGGAATCGTCGGTGTAG
- a CDS encoding sulfite exporter TauE/SafE family protein produces MLESLLRVDIVLFVAIGLLGGAHCIGMCGPLVTMYAEQMSSRPDRGTATTGSQNRRGHLTPYEVRQHALFNVGRTLSYALLGGAFGAFGGFVFVTTEQLTVIADFVRGSVGILIGVFIIISGLKYLLGGVSGVRIPGVQWITNWIAVRIDRYVNSPGIIGLGALHGLLPCPILYPAYLFAFATGSAVSGFLALGTLGIGTIPAVFAYGTLIESIDTIHRQRLHRLLGIVFIILGYILLAHGLMAIGIYLPHPMLPHYQPLGKAMNH; encoded by the coding sequence ATGCTCGAGTCACTCCTCCGTGTGGACATTGTTCTTTTCGTTGCTATCGGTCTGCTTGGCGGAGCACACTGTATTGGAATGTGTGGGCCGCTAGTGACGATGTATGCCGAGCAGATGTCTTCACGTCCGGATAGGGGAACAGCAACAACAGGATCCCAAAATCGGCGTGGACATTTGACGCCATATGAGGTTCGTCAACATGCTCTATTCAACGTGGGACGAACACTCAGTTACGCACTTCTCGGCGGGGCATTTGGCGCGTTTGGTGGTTTCGTGTTTGTCACGACGGAGCAGTTGACAGTAATCGCGGATTTTGTTCGCGGAAGTGTTGGAATTCTAATCGGTGTGTTTATAATCATATCTGGTTTGAAATATCTTTTAGGCGGGGTTTCCGGGGTTAGAATTCCGGGTGTTCAGTGGATAACAAATTGGATTGCTGTTCGTATCGATCGATACGTGAATAGTCCCGGGATCATCGGTCTCGGTGCGCTTCACGGATTGCTGCCGTGCCCCATTCTATATCCAGCATATTTGTTCGCGTTCGCGACCGGCTCTGCTGTATCCGGATTTCTCGCGTTAGGGACGCTCGGAATCGGAACAATTCCAGCCGTCTTCGCTTATGGAACACTCATTGAGTCGATTGACACTATCCATCGCCAACGACTCCATCGTCTTCTCGGAATCGTCTTCATTATACTCGGATATATCCTGTTAGCACATGGATTGATGGCGATCGGTATCTACCTTCCTCATCCGATGCTTCCGCATTATCAACCTCTTGGGAAAGCAATGAATCACTGA